The following are encoded together in the Vibrio zhugei genome:
- the folD gene encoding bifunctional methylenetetrahydrofolate dehydrogenase/methenyltetrahydrofolate cyclohydrolase FolD translates to MTAVKIDGKHISQTVRSEVAERVQERLDKGLRAPGLAVVLVGEDPASQVYVGSKRRACEEVGFISKSYDLPATTTENDIIQLVDELNQDPDIDGILVQLPLPEGIDSTKILERISPKKDVDGFHPYNVGRLCQRIPKLRSCTPKGIITLLERYDIELKGKHAVIVGASNIVGRPMTLELLLAGCTTTTCHRFTDDLAYHVKQADILVVAVGKPNFIPGEWVKEGAVVIDVGINRLDTGKLIGDVAFDVAQQRASYITPVPGGVGPMTVASLIENTLIACETNEAER, encoded by the coding sequence ATGACTGCCGTAAAAATAGATGGAAAGCACATATCGCAAACTGTGCGTTCTGAAGTAGCTGAACGTGTACAAGAGCGCCTTGATAAAGGGTTACGTGCCCCTGGCCTTGCTGTGGTACTCGTCGGTGAAGATCCAGCATCACAGGTTTATGTCGGTAGTAAACGCCGCGCGTGTGAAGAAGTCGGTTTCATTTCTAAGTCGTACGATCTGCCAGCGACGACGACAGAAAACGACATTATCCAATTGGTCGATGAACTTAATCAAGATCCAGACATCGATGGCATTCTCGTACAACTGCCGTTGCCTGAAGGGATTGACTCAACGAAAATTTTAGAGCGTATTTCTCCGAAAAAAGACGTCGATGGCTTTCATCCCTACAACGTCGGTCGGCTATGTCAGCGCATACCAAAACTGCGCTCTTGCACCCCTAAAGGCATTATTACTCTACTCGAGCGCTATGACATTGAGCTAAAAGGGAAACACGCTGTTATTGTTGGCGCATCCAACATCGTTGGTCGTCCTATGACCTTAGAGCTCTTACTGGCAGGCTGCACCACCACCACCTGTCATCGCTTTACTGACGACCTCGCGTATCACGTCAAACAAGCGGATATTCTTGTTGTGGCGGTTGGTAAACCCAATTTCATTCCCGGAGAATGGGTTAAAGAAGGCGCTGTCGTCATCGATGTGGGCATTAATCGTCTAGACACGGGCAAACTCATTGGCGATGTCGCGTTTGATGTCGCCCAGCAACGTGCTAGCTATATTACGCCCGTTCCTGGGGGCGTTGGCCCAATGACGGTTGCAAGCTTGATAGAAAACACACTCATAGCCTGCGAAACCAACGAAGCTGAGCGTTAA
- a CDS encoding lytic murein transglycosylase, with protein sequence MRKLLSIILGVTLASPVLAADMSFDKYVEGLKQEARQEGISEKILKEAFSDVKYRPRAVVADRNQPEKKLTLDEYIPRAVPTWKVEKAKALYKKYYPQLQAIGAKYGVQPRFIVALWGVESNFGTFTGGYSVIDALSTMAYDGRREAFFRNQTMAALKILQQGHIDASHMKGSWAGAMGQCQFMPSSFLSFAADGDGDGKKDIWESKADVFASTANYLSQSGWKEHRTWGRQVKLPKGFDVGLAGRNAEKGKYLAEWNKLGITRYDGRALPALKHDIKAWLIVPDDEKGRVYLVYNNYNVLMKWNRSYYFALAVSHLADAMVF encoded by the coding sequence TTGAGAAAGTTACTTTCTATTATTTTAGGTGTGACATTGGCGTCACCCGTCCTCGCTGCGGATATGAGCTTTGACAAATATGTTGAAGGCTTAAAACAAGAAGCTCGCCAAGAAGGTATTTCAGAGAAAATTCTGAAAGAGGCGTTCAGCGATGTAAAATATCGACCAAGAGCTGTTGTTGCCGATCGCAATCAACCGGAGAAGAAGCTCACTCTGGATGAATACATTCCACGTGCGGTTCCGACATGGAAAGTGGAGAAAGCGAAGGCACTGTATAAAAAATACTACCCTCAGCTGCAAGCCATTGGGGCGAAATATGGGGTACAACCGCGTTTTATCGTCGCACTGTGGGGCGTTGAGAGTAACTTTGGCACCTTTACCGGTGGCTATAGTGTGATCGATGCGTTATCAACGATGGCGTACGATGGTCGACGCGAAGCGTTTTTCCGCAATCAAACCATGGCGGCATTGAAAATTTTACAACAAGGTCACATTGATGCTAGCCATATGAAAGGCTCTTGGGCGGGAGCAATGGGGCAATGTCAGTTTATGCCAAGTTCGTTTTTATCCTTCGCCGCGGATGGGGATGGCGATGGCAAAAAAGACATTTGGGAGTCTAAAGCGGATGTGTTTGCCTCAACCGCGAATTACTTGAGTCAATCTGGCTGGAAGGAACATCGCACTTGGGGACGCCAAGTGAAATTGCCGAAAGGGTTTGATGTTGGCTTGGCTGGACGTAATGCGGAGAAAGGAAAATACTTAGCGGAATGGAATAAGCTTGGTATCACACGTTATGATGGTCGTGCTTTACCGGCGTTGAAACACGACATCAAAGCGTGGCTCATCGTTCCAGATGACGAAAAAGGGCGTGTGTATTTGGTGTATAACAACTACAACGTCTTGATGAAGTGGAACCGCTCATATTATTTTGCATTAGCGGTCTCTCACTTAGCCGATGCGATGGTCTTTTAG
- a CDS encoding YcgL domain-containing protein, with translation MLCSIYKSAKKEGAYLYLPKRDDFSQVPDTLLDMFGKPRFVMLINLKDRQLATVDIEHVKASLNDKGFFLQLPPPPENLLETYKKDKARFDGSSSD, from the coding sequence ATGCTTTGTTCTATCTATAAAAGTGCTAAAAAAGAAGGTGCGTATTTATACTTACCGAAACGAGATGATTTTTCACAGGTACCTGACACCTTGTTAGATATGTTTGGTAAACCTAGGTTTGTCATGTTAATCAACTTGAAAGATCGTCAATTAGCCACCGTTGATATTGAGCATGTGAAAGCGTCGCTCAATGACAAAGGGTTCTTTTTGCAATTACCACCACCACCCGAAAATTTATTAGAGACATATAAGAAAGATAAAGCTCGCTTTGATGGTTCATCAAGCGATTAA
- the minC gene encoding septum site-determining protein MinC translates to MSNIPDLKGSSFTLSVLHLSDNQVANCVEFLKQKVDQAPAFFAGAPVVINIEKVGGEIDFPSLKQGISDAGFIPVGVTGCADKRTQNFARDAGFAVMTTTNAPKNVPAASRAPTKVVETPIRSGQQVYAKDSDLVILNHVSPGAEVIADGSIHIYGTLRGRAIAGASGQKKARIICQDLQAELVSIAGNYWLSDQIENEFWQQRVVLKMHEDSLYFELLTL, encoded by the coding sequence ATGTCCAATATACCTGACCTAAAAGGCAGTAGTTTTACTTTGTCAGTATTACACCTTTCTGACAATCAGGTCGCAAATTGCGTAGAATTTTTAAAACAGAAGGTGGATCAGGCGCCCGCATTTTTTGCCGGAGCCCCAGTGGTCATTAATATTGAAAAAGTTGGCGGGGAGATTGATTTTCCAAGCCTCAAACAAGGCATCTCTGATGCCGGGTTTATTCCTGTCGGTGTAACGGGTTGTGCCGATAAACGCACGCAAAATTTCGCCCGTGATGCGGGTTTTGCCGTTATGACAACAACCAACGCACCGAAAAATGTCCCAGCGGCATCACGAGCCCCAACGAAGGTGGTCGAGACCCCGATTCGTTCAGGGCAACAAGTGTACGCGAAAGACAGTGACTTAGTCATACTTAATCATGTTAGCCCAGGGGCAGAAGTGATTGCTGATGGGTCAATCCACATATATGGAACATTGCGAGGCCGTGCCATCGCAGGTGCCAGTGGACAAAAAAAAGCACGAATCATATGTCAAGATTTACAAGCTGAACTGGTCTCTATTGCAGGGAACTATTGGCTCAGCGACCAAATTGAAAATGAGTTTTGGCAACAACGAGTGGTCCTCAAAATGCATGAAGATTCACTATACTTTGAATTGCTGACTCTATAA
- the minD gene encoding septum site-determining protein MinD, translating to MARIIVVTSGKGGVGKTTSSAAIASGLALKGKKTAVIDFDIGLRNLDLIMGCERRVVYDFVNVINGESTLNQALIRDKRNENLYILPASQTRDKEALTVDGVQRILDELAAMEFDFVVCDSPAGIEQGALMALYFADEAIVTTNPEVSSVRDSDRILGILDSKSRRAEQGLEPVKQHLLLTRYNPARVTQGEMLSVQDVEEILHIPLLGVIPESQAVLNASNKGTPVIFDEQSDAGQAYDDTVSRLLGEDIEFRFLTEPKKGIFKRLFGG from the coding sequence ATGGCACGCATTATTGTCGTCACGTCAGGAAAAGGCGGTGTAGGTAAGACCACCTCTAGCGCAGCAATTGCTTCTGGTTTAGCGCTGAAAGGCAAGAAAACCGCGGTCATCGATTTCGATATTGGCCTGCGTAATCTAGATTTAATTATGGGCTGTGAACGCCGCGTAGTCTACGATTTTGTCAATGTGATTAACGGTGAGTCAACGTTAAATCAAGCGCTGATTAGAGATAAGCGCAATGAAAACTTGTACATTCTACCTGCATCACAAACACGTGATAAAGAAGCACTCACTGTGGATGGCGTGCAACGCATTCTTGATGAGTTAGCGGCAATGGAGTTTGACTTTGTCGTGTGTGACTCACCCGCAGGCATCGAGCAAGGCGCTCTTATGGCCTTGTATTTTGCGGACGAAGCGATTGTGACCACCAACCCTGAAGTGTCCTCTGTACGCGATTCAGATCGCATTCTGGGGATTCTTGATTCCAAATCTCGCCGAGCTGAACAAGGATTAGAGCCTGTTAAGCAACATTTATTGCTAACACGTTATAACCCAGCGCGTGTAACTCAAGGCGAAATGTTGAGTGTACAAGATGTCGAAGAGATTTTGCATATTCCGCTGTTGGGCGTTATTCCAGAGAGCCAAGCGGTTCTGAATGCATCGAATAAAGGGACACCGGTTATTTTCGACGAGCAGTCAGATGCAGGACAAGCTTACGATGATACTGTAAGCCGCTTACTCGGAGAGGACATCGAATTCCGCTTCCTCACTGAGCCTAAGAAAGGAATTTTTAAACGACTGTTTGGGGGCTAA
- the minE gene encoding cell division topological specificity factor MinE: MSLLEFFRPTKKTTASLAKERLQIIVAERRNADEPAPTYLPQMKEDILQVIAKYVVIDPSMVDLTFEQKGDDISVLELNVKLPDEDK; encoded by the coding sequence ATGTCACTACTTGAATTTTTCCGTCCAACGAAAAAAACAACGGCAAGTCTGGCCAAAGAGCGCTTGCAGATTATCGTTGCAGAGCGTCGCAATGCCGACGAACCTGCACCGACCTATCTACCACAAATGAAAGAAGATATTCTTCAGGTCATTGCCAAGTATGTGGTCATCGATCCGAGTATGGTGGATTTGACCTTTGAACAAAAAGGTGACGACATTTCTGTCTTAGAGCTGAATGTCAAATTGCCGGACGAAGACAAATAG
- a CDS encoding M3 family metallopeptidase: protein MTATDYLNDLNQRYLSTHRIKEDFFWDTYMGISDDHEGAAQAQMDWTKFLSQGSQITAVKEQLAAVDAIADEQEREQTRVGLQGWLAMFESHALESEQAQALKDELIRFEADLFEKKQQHVMTYQDAQGNEVEASLVSLGAMVRTNDNEAVRQSAHQALLDLEQWLLKNGFIELVKLRNRFARTLGYANFFDYSVQKGEKMSSDALFAILDDFESRTRETNLQSLKILADEKGDAALYGHNFTFSFAGDVMRDLDPYVPFSQSLRRWVESFGRLNIDYSGAELTLDLLDRKGKYPNGFCHGPIPSFYDKGEWVAAKVNFTSNAKPDQVGSGYDGINTLFHEGGHAAHFSNVKMNAPCFSQEFAPTSMAYAETQSMFCDSLLTDADWLKTYALDKQGQAVPDDVIKAMITARQPFEAYGERSILVVPYFERALYQLGEDELTPQTITDLARETEKRILGLACSPRPLLSVPHLLSDESACAYHGYLLAHMAVYQTRAYFLEQFGYLTDNPKIGPLLAKYYWQKGNFLSHNETIQSLTGEGFNAKYLADACNSSVEEEWQHQLDKIRGLASRQQAPVAPLNATIRVVDGDRELASNVVSNEAMCEQFEAYIAEQYGC, encoded by the coding sequence ATGACGGCGACAGACTATTTAAATGATCTTAACCAACGGTATTTAAGCACTCACCGCATTAAAGAAGATTTTTTCTGGGATACCTACATGGGGATCAGTGATGACCATGAGGGTGCAGCACAAGCTCAGATGGATTGGACTAAGTTTCTAAGCCAGGGCTCGCAAATCACCGCAGTCAAAGAACAATTAGCCGCGGTTGATGCGATTGCTGATGAGCAAGAGCGCGAGCAAACACGTGTCGGTTTGCAAGGTTGGTTGGCAATGTTTGAATCTCACGCATTGGAATCGGAGCAAGCGCAAGCTCTCAAAGATGAGTTAATCCGTTTCGAAGCCGACTTGTTTGAGAAAAAGCAACAGCATGTGATGACCTATCAAGATGCGCAAGGAAACGAAGTTGAGGCTTCATTAGTCTCGCTGGGAGCGATGGTACGCACGAATGATAATGAAGCGGTACGCCAAAGCGCCCATCAGGCGTTGTTGGATCTTGAGCAATGGTTGCTTAAAAACGGGTTCATTGAGTTAGTTAAGTTGCGTAATCGATTTGCCCGTACTCTAGGATACGCGAACTTTTTCGACTATTCGGTGCAGAAAGGCGAAAAAATGTCATCGGATGCGCTGTTTGCGATTCTTGATGATTTTGAGTCTCGAACACGTGAAACCAACTTACAAAGCTTAAAAATATTAGCCGATGAGAAAGGCGATGCTGCGCTTTATGGGCATAACTTTACCTTTTCATTTGCTGGGGATGTGATGCGCGACTTGGATCCGTATGTGCCATTCTCACAATCGCTAAGACGTTGGGTTGAGTCGTTTGGTCGTTTAAACATTGATTACTCTGGCGCCGAGTTAACGCTCGATTTATTGGATCGCAAGGGTAAGTATCCGAATGGGTTCTGTCATGGTCCCATCCCGTCATTCTATGACAAAGGTGAGTGGGTTGCCGCTAAGGTGAACTTCACCAGTAATGCTAAGCCTGACCAAGTCGGCAGTGGTTATGATGGTATTAATACCTTATTTCACGAAGGCGGTCATGCGGCGCATTTCTCTAATGTGAAGATGAATGCGCCTTGTTTCTCTCAAGAGTTTGCACCGACATCGATGGCTTATGCAGAAACGCAATCTATGTTTTGTGATAGCTTGTTAACTGATGCTGACTGGTTAAAAACCTATGCGTTAGATAAGCAAGGGCAAGCGGTTCCCGATGATGTCATTAAAGCGATGATCACGGCTCGTCAGCCTTTTGAAGCCTATGGTGAGCGCAGCATTCTGGTGGTGCCTTATTTTGAGCGTGCGCTATACCAGCTCGGAGAGGATGAACTCACACCGCAAACCATTACAGATCTTGCTCGTGAAACGGAAAAGCGTATTTTAGGGCTAGCTTGTAGTCCGCGGCCATTGTTGTCTGTGCCTCATTTACTGTCTGATGAATCGGCATGTGCCTATCATGGCTACTTGCTGGCACACATGGCCGTCTACCAGACTCGAGCCTATTTTCTGGAACAGTTTGGTTATTTGACGGATAATCCGAAAATTGGTCCATTGTTAGCAAAGTATTATTGGCAGAAAGGCAATTTCCTCTCGCACAATGAAACGATTCAGTCGCTGACAGGGGAAGGCTTTAATGCAAAATACTTGGCAGATGCGTGTAACTCATCGGTTGAGGAAGAATGGCAACACCAGCTCGACAAAATTCGAGGGTTAGCGTCTCGCCAGCAAGCGCCAGTGGCACCGCTTAATGCAACCATTCGTGTGGTGGATGGTGATCGCGAGTTAGCATCGAACGTGGTGTCGAATGAAGCCATGTGCGAGCAATTTGAAGCGTATATTGCTGAGCAGTATGGCTGCTAG
- the rnd gene encoding ribonuclease D: MNYRIINTFSDLERVCLAARETDVVMLDTEFVRTRTYYPQLGLIQLYDGESLSLIDPLEIDDMTPFIHLMKDTAVLKVLHACGEDIEVFFNQFQCVPTPMVDSQIMAAFLGYGLSTGFAALASELLGVELDKSESRTNWLARPLSERQLTYAAADVFYLMPIYEKLLARVQQAGWWEAALAESQLQCEKRTRPQDAELAYLNIKGAWQLSPEELSILKPLATWRFQEAVKRDLALNFVIRENELLTISRLKLTSPKAMEEAELDPHAIRRHGNKMAMIVKQAMQLSEDEYPEPIETLVDYPGYKQLFKELKDTVKGAAHSHGLAPEFVASKKQLNQLLSWVWKGNQDPEKTPDVMQGWRRQVVGSRLMKKLA; this comes from the coding sequence GTGAACTACCGAATTATTAATACCTTTAGCGATCTGGAACGTGTGTGTTTAGCGGCGCGTGAAACCGATGTCGTCATGCTGGATACTGAGTTTGTAAGAACTCGCACTTACTATCCGCAATTGGGATTGATTCAATTGTATGATGGTGAAAGCTTGTCGTTGATTGATCCGTTAGAGATTGATGATATGACGCCTTTTATCCATTTAATGAAAGATACGGCGGTACTCAAAGTATTGCATGCGTGTGGTGAAGACATTGAAGTCTTTTTTAATCAATTTCAATGCGTGCCAACGCCTATGGTCGATAGCCAAATTATGGCGGCATTCTTAGGCTATGGTTTATCTACTGGTTTTGCCGCTCTGGCCAGCGAATTGCTGGGCGTGGAGCTGGATAAAAGTGAATCGCGTACCAATTGGTTAGCTCGACCACTGTCTGAACGTCAGTTAACTTATGCGGCCGCCGATGTTTTCTATCTTATGCCGATCTATGAAAAACTCTTGGCACGGGTTCAGCAAGCCGGCTGGTGGGAAGCCGCCTTAGCCGAATCACAACTGCAATGTGAAAAGCGTACTCGCCCTCAAGATGCCGAGCTCGCATATCTGAATATCAAAGGCGCTTGGCAGTTATCGCCAGAAGAATTATCAATTTTAAAGCCTTTAGCGACATGGCGCTTTCAAGAAGCGGTCAAACGTGATTTAGCATTGAATTTTGTCATTCGTGAAAATGAACTGCTGACGATTTCTCGGTTAAAGTTGACCTCGCCAAAGGCAATGGAAGAGGCCGAGTTGGATCCTCATGCGATACGTCGTCATGGCAATAAAATGGCGATGATCGTGAAACAAGCGATGCAGTTAAGTGAAGACGAATACCCGGAACCCATTGAAACGCTAGTCGATTATCCGGGGTATAAGCAGTTATTCAAAGAATTAAAAGATACCGTGAAAGGGGCGGCTCACAGTCACGGTCTCGCACCTGAATTTGTGGCCTCTAAAAAGCAACTTAATCAGTTATTAAGCTGGGTGTGGAAAGGAAACCAAGATCCTGAAAAAACACCCGATGTAATGCAGGGATGGCGACGCCAAGTAGTTGGTTCTCGCTTAATGAAAAAACTCGCGTAG
- the fadD gene encoding long-chain-fatty-acid--CoA ligase FadD, whose protein sequence is MDKPWLSRYPDDVPETIDPGQYPTLLDMFEQAVERYADKTAFINMGATLSYRELEQRSRAFAAYLQHDLRLQPGSRVALMMPNLLQYPIALYGILRAGMVAVNVNPLYKPRELEHQIKDADVETIVIVTNFAHTLEQVIDNTPIKHVVMTSLGQMLPTVKGKIIDWVVKYIKRKVPNYHLPNAVSMKQALTLGRQYTYERPDVASSDVAFLQYTGGTTGAAKGAVLTHRNMVANVLQAKGAYGPVLSDGDELVVTALPLYHVFALSVNCLLFTEMGGSNLLITNPRDIPGFVKDLGRYDVTAITGVNTLFNALVNNAHFKQLDFTHLRLAVGGGMAVQRAVAEKWKAITGIHLLEGYGLTECSPLVAGNPYDLKDYSGAIGLPVPSTDVRIVDDEGQVLPFDQVGELQVKGPQVMSGYWNNAEATAEVLSDDGWVSTGDMVRIDEMGMIYIVDRKKDMILVSGFNVYPNEIEDVVALHSKVQEVAAIGVPSEATGEAVKVYVVASDTSLTNKELIAHCRQYLTGYKVPKDIEFRQELPKSNVGKILRRELREENDQQTSASS, encoded by the coding sequence TTGGATAAACCTTGGCTTTCACGTTATCCCGACGACGTGCCTGAAACCATCGATCCGGGGCAGTATCCAACATTGTTGGATATGTTTGAACAAGCGGTTGAGCGTTATGCTGACAAAACCGCATTCATCAACATGGGTGCGACGTTGTCTTATCGCGAATTAGAACAGCGCAGTCGCGCATTCGCGGCCTATTTACAACACGATTTACGTTTGCAGCCAGGTTCGCGCGTCGCGTTAATGATGCCGAATTTATTGCAATATCCGATCGCACTCTATGGTATTTTGCGCGCAGGCATGGTTGCGGTCAACGTTAACCCGTTGTACAAACCCCGAGAATTAGAACATCAAATCAAAGATGCTGACGTGGAAACCATTGTCATCGTCACCAACTTTGCACACACCTTAGAGCAGGTCATTGATAACACGCCCATCAAACATGTGGTGATGACCTCGTTAGGTCAAATGCTGCCAACAGTAAAAGGTAAAATTATTGACTGGGTGGTGAAATACATAAAACGGAAAGTGCCGAATTATCATCTTCCCAATGCGGTCTCAATGAAGCAGGCGTTGACGTTAGGTCGCCAATATACCTACGAACGTCCAGATGTTGCGAGCAGCGATGTGGCGTTTTTGCAATATACTGGTGGGACCACAGGTGCCGCCAAAGGCGCGGTCTTAACCCATCGCAATATGGTTGCCAATGTTCTACAAGCCAAAGGGGCGTATGGGCCTGTTCTCTCCGATGGCGATGAGCTGGTGGTTACTGCTTTGCCGCTGTATCACGTCTTTGCTTTGTCAGTCAACTGCCTACTGTTTACTGAAATGGGCGGCTCAAACTTATTAATCACTAACCCACGCGACATTCCTGGGTTTGTTAAAGACTTGGGGCGTTATGACGTTACGGCAATCACTGGCGTCAACACCCTGTTTAATGCATTGGTCAATAATGCCCACTTTAAGCAATTGGATTTTACGCACTTAAGACTTGCGGTCGGTGGTGGAATGGCCGTGCAACGGGCGGTTGCAGAAAAATGGAAAGCGATCACTGGGATTCATCTACTGGAAGGGTACGGGCTCACGGAGTGTTCACCGCTAGTCGCGGGTAACCCGTACGATCTTAAAGATTACTCGGGGGCGATTGGCTTACCGGTACCATCAACGGACGTTCGTATCGTCGATGATGAAGGTCAGGTACTGCCATTCGATCAAGTGGGTGAATTGCAAGTGAAAGGCCCACAAGTCATGAGTGGCTATTGGAATAATGCCGAAGCCACGGCTGAAGTGCTCAGTGATGATGGTTGGGTATCCACTGGCGATATGGTTCGCATTGATGAGATGGGCATGATTTATATTGTCGATCGCAAAAAAGATATGATTTTAGTGTCGGGTTTTAATGTGTATCCGAACGAGATCGAAGACGTGGTTGCTTTGCATAGTAAAGTGCAAGAGGTTGCGGCGATTGGTGTGCCGTCAGAGGCAACTGGTGAAGCGGTGAAAGTCTACGTTGTGGCGAGTGATACCTCATTGACAAACAAGGAGCTGATTGCCCATTGTCGTCAATATTTGACGGGGTATAAAGTGCCAAAAGACATCGAATTTCGCCAAGAGCTGCCTAAATCGAATGTTGGGAAAATTCTTCGTCGTGAATTACGCGAAGAAAACGATCAGCAAACCTCGGCCTCTTCATGA
- a CDS encoding alpha/beta fold hydrolase, whose protein sequence is MRETQYRLSNVTLNALEVGEPSSLPSVIFLHGWLDNAASFSTVLAACAERAPSRHFCALDLAGHGYSTHKGMGYFYPFHDYVDDIYQLITTFFTQKCLLVGHSLGALIAACYSSTFPEHVTGLVQIEGIAPLAESPERAVPRLRDSIISREQVRSHVERGYASVDAAVRHRAQVSHVAAPLIQPLVERGLTPRDGRWFWQHDRQLQTQSAFRMPPEQASTFIQGIRCPHGLILGSDGYADLRQSATVLLSKHCTILTIVGGHHCHLEQPEYVAQTILEYIN, encoded by the coding sequence ATGCGGGAAACGCAATATCGGCTGTCTAACGTGACGTTGAACGCGTTAGAAGTGGGGGAGCCGTCGTCGTTACCATCGGTCATTTTTTTGCATGGGTGGCTCGATAACGCGGCGAGTTTTTCTACTGTGTTAGCGGCCTGCGCGGAGAGGGCACCATCGCGGCATTTCTGTGCTCTGGATTTGGCTGGACATGGATACTCCACGCATAAAGGTATGGGGTATTTTTATCCATTTCACGATTATGTTGATGATATTTATCAGCTAATAACCACTTTTTTTACACAGAAGTGTCTTTTAGTCGGGCATTCTCTTGGTGCATTGATTGCTGCTTGCTATAGTTCAACGTTTCCGGAACATGTGACGGGATTGGTTCAAATCGAAGGTATTGCACCGCTAGCGGAATCACCAGAACGAGCCGTGCCTCGTTTACGCGATAGCATTATCAGTCGTGAGCAGGTACGTTCGCACGTTGAGCGTGGCTATGCCAGCGTAGACGCAGCGGTTCGGCATCGAGCACAAGTCAGTCATGTTGCGGCTCCATTGATTCAACCTTTGGTTGAGCGAGGATTAACACCGCGAGATGGGCGCTGGTTCTGGCAGCATGATCGTCAGTTACAAACGCAGTCTGCATTCCGAATGCCTCCAGAGCAAGCCAGCACATTTATACAGGGAATCCGTTGCCCACATGGCCTGATTCTAGGGAGTGACGGCTATGCCGATTTACGCCAAAGTGCAACGGTGCTTTTATCGAAACATTGTACTATCTTAACGATAGTCGGTGGACATCATTGTCATCTTGAACAGCCTGAATATGTCGCACAGACAATTTTGGAATACATTAATTAA
- a CDS encoding Slp family lipoprotein — MITLRSVTFVFIPLLCLILTGCVQLPDELRSPADTDVVTDYATLAALSSDGKDAKAELTTVRIGGVIASIDNRAKQTRLVLVSLPIGHGGRPDIDQEPQGRFVVYVSRFLDPMAYHKGRLLTVLGTADGVETIKVGEHSQSAPVIQGQGVHLWTITQRVMTDRIAPLLAPCNGIICRYQGPSEGQIINTVE, encoded by the coding sequence ATGATAACCCTGCGTTCCGTGACGTTTGTTTTTATCCCACTACTCTGTCTCATCTTGACCGGGTGTGTTCAATTGCCTGATGAGCTACGCAGTCCCGCCGACACTGACGTGGTGACCGATTACGCGACCTTGGCTGCTTTATCATCCGACGGTAAGGACGCTAAGGCAGAACTCACCACTGTGCGTATCGGGGGAGTGATTGCCAGTATTGACAACCGAGCCAAACAGACACGTCTGGTGTTGGTGTCACTGCCAATTGGTCATGGTGGGCGTCCTGATATTGATCAGGAGCCTCAAGGCCGTTTTGTTGTGTATGTGAGTCGGTTTCTTGATCCGATGGCTTATCATAAAGGTCGATTATTGACGGTACTCGGCACGGCCGATGGCGTAGAGACGATCAAAGTCGGTGAGCACTCACAGTCAGCTCCAGTCATTCAGGGGCAAGGGGTACATTTATGGACCATTACACAAAGAGTCATGACCGATAGAATTGCGCCGTTACTTGCTCCATGTAATGGTATAATTTGTCGTTATCAGGGGCCCAGCGAAGGACAGATCATCAATACGGTGGAGTAG
- a CDS encoding chromosome partitioning protein ParA yields MVTINGLPSSIPGPNRTSKSKKNEVRQSHNPDKAAQTTKVAHAVSQSIRHMNESDLRGATLHYDLPEGRGRKALEEYMGVMHQAKRDELAQLLGVDLYI; encoded by the coding sequence ATGGTAACAATTAACGGTTTACCCTCATCGATACCGGGGCCAAATCGAACGTCAAAAAGTAAGAAAAATGAGGTTCGGCAAAGCCATAATCCTGACAAGGCCGCACAAACAACGAAAGTGGCGCATGCGGTGTCACAATCGATTCGTCATATGAACGAATCGGATTTACGTGGTGCAACCTTACATTATGATTTACCCGAAGGACGCGGGCGTAAAGCGTTAGAAGAATATATGGGAGTCATGCATCAAGCAAAACGAGACGAGCTGGCTCAATTGTTAGGTGTGGATTTATATATTTAA